The Euphorbia lathyris chromosome 2, ddEupLath1.1, whole genome shotgun sequence genome includes a window with the following:
- the LOC136219305 gene encoding serine hydroxymethyltransferase 4: MDPVNDWGNTSLESVDSEIHDLIEKEKRRQCSGIELIASENFTSFAVIEALGSALTNKYSEGMPGNRYYGGNEFIDEIENLCRSRALQAFHCDPTKWGVNVQPYSGSPANFAAYTAVLQPHDRIMGLDLPSGGHLTHGYYTSGGKKISATSIYFESLPYKVNSETGYIDYDKLEEKALDFRPKLIICGGSAYPRDWDYARFKSVADKCGALLLCDMAHISGLVAAQEANNPFEFCDIVTTTTHKSLRGPRAGMIFYRKGPKPPKKGQPEGAVYDFEDKINFSVFPSLQGGPHNHQIGALAVALKQVMTPGFKAYAKQVKANAVAIGNYLTSKGYKMVTGGTENHLVLWDLRPLGLTGNKVEKLCDLCNITVNKNAVFGDSSALAPGGVRVGAPAMTSRGLVEKDFEQIGEFLHRAVSLTLSIQKEHGKLLKDFNKGLVDNKEIEALKADVEKFSSAFDMPGFQKSDMKYKV, translated from the exons ATGGATCCAGTTAACGATTGGGGCAACACTTCTCTTGAATCGGTGGATTCTGAGATCCACGATTTGATCGAGAAGGAGAAGCGCCGACAATGCTCCGGAATCGAGCTCATTGCCTCCGAGAATTTCACCTCCTTCGCCGTCATTGAGGCTCTCGGCAGCGCCCTCACTAATAAATACTCCGAGGGCATGCCCGGCAACCGTTATTACGGTGGTAATGAGTTCATTGACGAGATCGAGAATCTCTGCCGTTCCCGCGCTCTCCAGGCTTTCCATTGCGATCCTACTAAGTGGGGCGTTAATGTTCAGCCTTACTCCGGTTCTCCGGCCAATTTCGCCGCTTATACGGCGGTTCTCCAGCCTCATGATAGGATTATGGGGTTGGACCTTCCTTCCGGTGGTCATTTGACTCATGGTTATTACACTTCTGGTGGAAAGAAGATCTCTGCTACCTCGATTTACTTCGAGAGCTTGCCTTATAAGGTCAATTCAGAAACTGGATACATTGATTATGATAAGTTGGAGGAGAAGGCATTGGACTTCAGACCTAAATTGATTATCTGCGGTGGTAGTGCTTATCCAAGGGATTGGGATTATGCTAGGTTTAAGTCTGTTGCAGACAAATGCGGTGCTCTCTTGCTTTGTGATATGGCTCACATTAGTGGTCTTGTTGCTGCTCag GAAGCAAACAACCCATTTGAATTCTGTGATATTGTGACAACCACTACCCACAAAAGTTTGAGGGGTCCAAGGGCTGGTATGATTTTCTACAGGAAGGGACCTAAACCACCCAAGAAGGGTCAACCAGAGGGTGCCGTCTATGACTTTGAAGACAAGATCAACTTCTCAGTTTTCCCCTCTCTTCAAGGTGGTCCTCACAATCACCAGATTGGTGCTTTGGCTGTTGCTTTGAAACAAGTCATGACCCCTGGGTTCAAGGCTTATGCCAAACAAGTTAAGGCCAATGCAGTTGCAATTGGAAACTACTTGACGAGCAAGGGATATAAGATGGTCACTGGAGGAACTGAGAACCATCTTGTTCTTTGGGATCTCCGTCCTCTTGGATTGACAG GCAACAAGGTTGAAAAGCTGTGTGACCTTTGCAACATCACCGTAAACAAGAATGCTGTGTTCGGTGACAGCAGTGCTTTGGCTCCTGGAGGTGTAAGAGTTG GTGCCCCTGCCATGACTTCAAGAGGTTTGGTGGAGAAGGATTTCGAGCAGATAGGAGAATTCCTGCACCGGGCTGTGAGCCTCACCTTGAGCATCCAGAAGGAACATGGAAAGCTATTGAAGGACTTCAACAAGGGTTTGGTGGACAACAAGGAGATAGAGGCTCTAAAGGCCGATGTTGAGAAGTTCTCATCTGCCTTCGACATGCCTGGTTTCCAAAAGTCTGACATGAAGTATAAGGTATAG